GTTTCAGTTGAGAACCCTATTCCAAATCAGGAATGTATGTGACCATTTTGTATAGTAGTGTTTATTAATCAGCATTTGATCTTTAAGTGGCCATTCCATGGTTacagtatatatatacacataataCATCTAATTGATCGTACAAATGTGTAAGATGCAACTGCATTGTCAGTGTCGTTTTTATATGTAGTCGCTTGCTGTTACGTAATACAGTCGGTGTAAGATGCAACAGCATTGTAAGTGTAATTTCTGTGTGTGTTATCGCTTATGGTTACCTAATACAGTCAAGGAACTAAACTTCAAAATGTTATGTTTATTGCTTATTAGCTATTCCATATTTATTATTGAATCCAAAATATTTTCCTTTAATGGGAAACTCTCAAGTTCGATTTCTCACCTCGCCTAGATCAAGCAATCTCGTTTTTGTGTTGCGGTTACCTAATACAGTCGAGGAACTACAATTCTAAATTTTTGTTTATTACTTATTATCTATTCCATATTTATTCTTGAATTCAGCCTATTTTACTTTGATAGAAAGCTGTCAAGGTTCATATTCTCACCTTGCCAAGATCAAGCACATCCTTGCTACAATAAGGGTACTCTTAAGCGGCCTCCACATCGGCATTGGGCCTCTTCAGTCGCTCATCGTCTACTTGGATGGGACTGGGCGGCTGTCCTGACTCGTGGCGTTCTACTTGATGGTACTAAATCTTCTTGGGCGACAACCTAGTATCCTAGTTGGCCAAGCATCGGACAACACTCTCCTGCACCAACACCGAGGCCGAGTACCGAGCCGCTACACACACTGTAGCCAAGTGTTGTTGGTTGCATCAGTTGCTTCAGAAGTTTCACGTCCCAATTGCTTCTGTGATCGTCGTTTATTGTGACAATGTTAGCGTCTATCTCATCAATTCCTTTTTGCGGACCAGCGCGTGTGCGAAGCGCAAAATGTGCTCGTGGAATTCCTCGATGCGCACAGGTATTTCTGATCTATTTTATTCTTCAGAGATaatcctctctctttttttttcctcaGTTGCAGTTTTGTGTTTGATTTTGTACAGACATGGTCCCTTTTTTCCCCCTCAGTTGCAGTTTTGTGTATCAAACACTATCCTTTTTCACTGACACTCTGACAGTAGTTCGTTAGATCGAATTTACAAGGCATCAAGCAATTAGGGGAAACATGTTTGAAATAAGAGAAAATGCTAGTGAGTTGATCAGGCATCGGTCAACAGACTAGCGTGGCATGAAAATGATCTGACCAAGACTCATATATTGGCTTCATCTACCAGAAATTGCCCTGACTTTTCCAAATTCCTTGTCTACTGCTATGTGTGGATGGAATATTTTCAGGCTGTATTCCACCTGCTTTTCCTCTCCTTGTCTGTGACTTCAGTGCAACTCTTCCACATCTGTCGAAATGATGCCTTTTGGCCTATTGCGTTCAAACATGGAACTAATTAGCTAGAGAGGTTCTCATCTTTGACGAAGACTTCTTGACAAGATTCCCTTGCAGAGAGCTACCAGAGAGCAGAGACCATCATCAACACGAAACCTCAGCCCTCTCTATCAGGCTTGTCTACCACGTTCCCCCCTCTAAGCCTTTTACATCACAGTCTTCTCTTTGACTTTAAGTTCCCATCTTACCACACCGTGGGATTTTGCCCTCAAGACATATCTATAGACAGGATAGCTGTCCACCATTCACGTCCATGCAATTCAACCAAAGGTATGTTCTTCCTCCCATTAATTAAGCTAAATCATTTCCTGTGATCCAAAGTTCATGTGTCTAATCTCTCATCGATACTGTTATCTGTTGAATATCGTGAACAGGGAAGGGATATTGTATATGCTTGAATCCTAATGGCGGAGATTGTCAGTTCTGCAGTTGTTCAGGAGTCAGTAAGCCAAATCATATCTGGTCTGCTTCAAAAATATGAAGATAAACACAACTCAAATGCGTTCCGAAACCTTGAGAGGCTAGAGATGGCACACATCAGGCTGGAGGCTGTTCTTCAGACATCTGATAAGTGGGATATCACTGATACATCCTTGTTGCGTTGGCGTAGGAAGCTTAAGTCTGCTGCTCAAGAGTGTGATGACACGCTGCACAGATGCAGGCAGAGAATCCTAGAAGATGAACACATAGAAAAGGAAGTAAGCAATTCCTCCGTTCCTAAGCGGATTGTGCATGCTACCAGGTCATTTGTTTCTTCTATCTTTAACCACGACAACGATGACTTGAATATATCCATTATTCATAGATTTGAATGGTTTGCTGATGGTGCTAGCGAGTTTCTGAGATTACTAGAGCTTGGTGGCACGCCACGGTGTCACATGCCCTTTGACCCTTTTATCAGGCACCTTTTTGCTGGCAAGATACTACAACATAGAATCATTAGGGCAAACAAATGCCCTTTGTTTTTACAGTTGGCTCCATTTTTTAGTGCAGAGCATGGAATTCAAGGTAGGCTTTACTTCATGCAGAAAGATCCTAATGGGCCGGATGATGATTTTTGCTTTACTGTAACACTGCAGCTTTCGGAGAGTACGGACATAGTTGGGGTTGCAATTCAGTGCTTACATCTGTTTGCCCCTATTTTCATGTCTACGGTTGAAAATATTAGGAAAAGGCTTATGCAACTACCTACAGAAGACTTCTCGTGGGTACCATATGTTGATTCACACCAGAAAAAACATTGGGACAATGTTCACAGATTTGGCAGTCAATGGTTTCGCCCAAACCCATTATGTTGCAAGCAGCATGATAAGAACAAACTTTGTCATAGTTGCAAGCTAGACAAGTCATCTGGATTACCATATGTTTCTCTAGAACCGGTTATTTATGTAGGTCTGTGGTGCCAAGTCTCACTCTCAGAGTCCGACAAACAGAGGGCGTCACTGTCCGAATGTAGAAGTTCTCTACGTGATCATCCATATCAGAAAGCTGGAGTCCTCTTTGCACCACATGGCTCTTCAGAAGACATACTGCTTGTGGATAAGTTTCCTGCAATAGCAGCAACCAACAGTGAGGAGCAACATTGTTTGCACCCTATCTTCACCTTGGGACAACTTGAGGGGATCATGCTGCCAAAAGCAATAGATTACTTCTGCCAGAATGAGGAAGCAACAGTCTACCAAATGCTTTGGAGGTCTAGGCATGGCACTGCATACATCCAGGTTGAAAGAGCAAGCATCTTCAGGCCAAGAACACGGCAACCGTTTCATGGAGCTAAGAGAAAGAAGCTGTTGCAAGGACTGGATGAGGAGTTCGAGTGCCTGACATATTGGGTCTCTCGCTTCCTTGACTTATGGACTTCTCATGCATCCATCCAACTGGAAGGCTCGATCATGGACTGGTATCAGGAagtaaaggaaaaacacaagcagcACATCGCTGCCGCCTGAAATTCTTGATCAGATATCTACCATGGATCGATCAGCAAGTGATGGAGAAATAAAAGAATGGAGTGTTCCATGAAAGGAACAAAGTGTGGATTTACTGTTCATGACCAAGAGCAGATCTATCAAAACAACAGAGATCAAGTACATATATTTTCAGATCTCAAATTTGGGATAGATGCTCTAACTACAGGGTCAACACTCAATACAGAAGCAGAGCTGCAGCATGGAGGAATTTATGCTTTAATGGCTAGCAACTTGTGTATAATGTTGGTCTTAGTTGAGAATTCTGTTCTGAAATAGGAATGTATGTGAGAATTCTGTATCGTGGTGTTTCTTAATCACCATTTGATCTTATAGTGGACGTTCCATGGTTATAGTATTATTTATCTAATTGTATCGCACAAATAAATGTAAGATGCAACTGCATTGCAAATTTCGTTTTTGTGTGTAATCACGTAGTATGATTACCTTATACAGTTGAGGAACTAAAGACAATTGAGTATTATAGATCAAGGTTTTTTTTAGCAGTACGATAACCAAAAGAAAAATATGGATTAGCAAATCCTGGTCTATTATTTGCCAACCAAAAGATCATGGAGGTCTAGTTATTCCAAACCCAGACATACAAAATAAATGCTTACTAAGCAAGTGGTTGTTTAATGGTTTAAGGCAACAATTACTTAGGAATAGATACGTCAAAGATAAAACAATAACACAACTCACAAAGAAGGCTGGTGATTCTCATTTTTGGATGGTTCTGATGGGGGTGAACGACCAATTCATAAAACTAGGCAAATTCAAATTGAGAGATGGCTCACAAATCAGATTCTGGGAAGATATTTTGTTGGGAAGACACCACCTTAAGGCACAATACCCAAACCTATATAATATTGTACCTCTAAATGTCTCTTTAGAAGGGCTTTAGCATGAAACAAGTTGACAGAGTGGCACCATCTAGTAGCTAGAATAGTGAACATTCAGATTGGTGGAAAGGGATGCCTTCTTTTGCTTGTTAAAAGAAAATGGATCTTTCACGGTAAATGCACCAGACATTCATTAACTTATGCGGGGGTttcagttaggtccatcaacttaaAAGTTGATCTtttaggtccataaacttttaagaCATTCACCGGAGGTCCATACCATTTCACTTGGAGCTTAGATTGAACATCTGGATCTATAAACTTTTAAGTGGTTCACAGAGGTCCGTACCCCTTTGTTTGGCCTTTAGATATGATGTGGCATATAGAGTtaagggttaagtccaatttacaccctccaacttgcagcaaagttcggatttcaacctcgaacttcaaaaccggacaactttggccctctaactctcgaaaaagttcaactttcaaccttctgggcggttttgctggtaaacagtaacttttgatatttttgggtggcgccgaaattttatattatttttcaagcatcttaacgtcctcaaatgaaaaaactcaaaactacaaagttgtagatctcgtcgagttctacaatttatatataacaattatcttcatccgacatcgtattgaagggttttctattttttgaaatttgagtctcatcacgcgataaaatatggtgctgaaattttatattattttttcgagcatcttactgtcctcaaatgaaaaaactcaaaactacaaagttgtagatctcatcgaggtatacaatttacatataaaaattatcttcatctgacatcgtattaaagggttttctattttttgaaatttgagtaaaATCACGCGACTGGTCGGCAGCGAAGCTTTCCGCAACACGTTTGGCTAAGATGAATATGGACTTTGGGCCCGGCCCAGGATATCATAATGATGACACGATGGGCCCTTGGAGCAAGCGAAGAAGGCTCAAAACTCTGGGCCCGGCCTACGCTATGCTACCTCGACACTAGGCTACTCGCCTGGGCCGCACGGCCATGGTTCGCCGGGGCGGAGCGGAGAACGGCGGTGGAGGCCGGCGGTCGGAGAGGATAGAGACACGGCGCCGTGGAGGAGTGGGAGCCGCGACGGACCGGGAGATGACGGCCGAGGCGCTCCTACCTCACACAAGCGCTCTCCAGGTACGCGCGATTTTTTTCCCCAACTCACGGTGCTGCTGCAGCCGGGCAGGAGCACACAACCTAGCTATGTTCGGCGCCTCCTCTGCCTGCTAGCTGCTCTGCTTTCAGAAACCAGACTGCCTCTAGCTCTGCTCGCTCCATGGCCTTCAATCTTGTACCACTAGATCCGGGCATCTGGCCATGTCGGAGTCGGATCAGTCGTAGTAGTATAACAGTCTGTTCTTAGAATCTTATCTATGTACATGTACTATACTGTTAGAAAAACATATACAGAtagttcctttttcttttttcttgttgTGTACTATAGTTTCATGCATCGAACACAGTCCATTTCATTGACAGTAGTCTGTTTGAACAAACTTCCATGGcatcaagcaagcaagcaagcaaattaAATGAGGGGAGACATGGAAAAATGTTATGAGTTAATCAGACATCAGTGAACCAGTACGTGGCAAGAAATATGAATTTACAGAGACTTGAATGTTGGCTTCATCTACTAGAAACTGCCACTGCTAACGAAAACTCTCTAAAAAGAAGTTCCAAGCTCATTGTCCACTTGCTAACAAGAAACCTGAAAAGGAATTCCAAGTGGCGCACGGTTTAAGCATCTGAGAGGCCAAGACCTTTTAAATTATTCTCAAGTTGCATTCCACTTTCTTTCCCTGCCGTTGGTTTATCGCACCAACCTTCATTCTTTGATTTTCCACACATGACACGGTTTTGAACGGACCTCTCCTACTTTTCTCTACTCGGTGCCTATTATATATCCAGATGTGTAACCAAGTGCAGACTCTCATCATTAACTTTTGAGGGACTGGTCTACCTTTTTTTCCCTGCAGAGACCAATTATTGGACTTGCCTACCTCTTTTTCTCCTTCAAAGTCTCTGATATATATCACTGAGTTCTCTTCAAGTTCACATCTTGCTTCATTCTATGATTTGGACTCGAGATATCTATGCATGAAAAGGATAGCTGTCCATGTGATTCAGTCCAAGGTATGTCCTTACAGTTGCTAAGCTAAATCTTTGCTTCTGATACAAAGATCATATGTTTAGTCTCTCATGTGTGCTGTTTCATGTTCAATTTTTATGAAGAGGGAAGGGATACTATGGATCCTTGAATCCTGATGGCAGAGATTGTCAGCTCTGCACTTGTCCATGAGACAGTGAACCAGCTCCTATCCAATCTGGTTCAGAAATATGAGGAGAAAGTGGAATCAAGTGCCAACAGAAACTTGGAGAGGCTAGAGATGGCACACATCAGGCTCGAGGCTGCTCTTGAGACGTCAGAGAAGTGGCAGATCACTGATGCATCCTTGTTGCGTTGGCGCGGGAAGCTGAAGCGTGCTGCTCAGGAGTGTGATGACATGCTGCATAGATGCAAGCAGAGGATCCTAGAAGACGAACAGACAGAGGAGGAGGTGAGAAAGTCCTCGTTTCCTGTACGTATAGCACATACTACCAAGTCATTTGTTTCCTCCATCTTTAGTCCCAACAAAGACGAGTCAAACAGCTCCACTGTTCGAAGGTTTGAGTGGTTCACAGATGGTGCTAGCGAGTTTCTCAGATTACTAGAGCTTGGTGGCAGGCCACGCCACCACATGCCCTTTGACCCTCTTGTTAGGCATCTTCTGAATGGCAAGAAACTACAGCACAGAATCATTCAGGCAAACAGGCGTCCTTTGTTTTTACAGTTGGCGCCCTATATTACTTCAGACTACGGAATAGAGGCTAGATTCATCTTTATTCAGACAGATGGTAATGCATCGGAGGAtgacttcttcttttctttgatgCTACAACTTTCAGAGAGTACCGACATAGTAGGGATGGCAATTCAGTGCCTACAGCTATATGCCCCTCTTTTCAATTTCAAGTCTGCAGTTGAAACAGTTAGGAATAAACTTCTGCAACTACCTACAGAAGATTTCTCATGGGTGCCAGATATTGATACACATCACAAAGAACATTGGGATATTCTTCACAGGTTTGGCACAGATTGGTTTCGCCCAAACCCATTATGTTGCAAGCAGCATGATCAGCACAAGCTTAGAAAGTTAAACAGGTCAAGATTACGAGATGTTTTTCTGGAACCAGTAATTGAAGTACATCTGGAGTGCCATGTCTCAGTCTTGGACTGCAACCAACATAGGTCCTTACTGTCTGAAACCAAATATTCTCTACAAGATTCTCCATATCTGAAAGTTGGACTCCTAGTTACCCCCCATGGATGTTTAGAAGACATCCTACTTGTCGATAGAACTCCTGCAGTACCGGTGATCTACTGTGAGGAGCAGCATTTCTTGCATACAGACTTCACATTGGGACAACTGGA
Above is a genomic segment from Miscanthus floridulus cultivar M001 chromosome 3, ASM1932011v1, whole genome shotgun sequence containing:
- the LOC136544856 gene encoding uncharacterized protein; translation: MAEIVSSAVVQESVSQIISGLLQKYEDKHNSNAFRNLERLEMAHIRLEAVLQTSDKWDITDTSLLRWRRKLKSAAQECDDTLHRCRQRILEDEHIEKEVSNSSVPKRIVHATRSFVSSIFNHDNDDLNISIIHRFEWFADGASEFLRLLELGGTPRCHMPFDPFIRHLFAGKILQHRIIRANKCPLFLQLAPFFSAEHGIQGRLYFMQKDPNGPDDDFCFTVTLQLSESTDIVGVAIQCLHLFAPIFMSTVENIRKRLMQLPTEDFSWVPYVDSHQKKHWDNVHRFGSQWFRPNPLCCKQHDKNKLCHSCKLDKSSGLPYVSLEPVIYVGLWCQVSLSESDKQRASLSECRSSLRDHPYQKAGVLFAPHGSSEDILLVDKFPAIAATNSEEQHCLHPIFTLGQLEGIMLPKAIDYFCQNEEATVYQMLWRSRHGTAYIQVERASIFRPRTRQPFHGAKRKKLLQGLDEEFECLTYWVSRFLDLWTSHASIQLEGSIMDWYQEVKEKHKQHIAAA
- the LOC136544857 gene encoding uncharacterized protein, which produces MAEIVSSALVHETVNQLLSNLVQKYEEKVESSANRNLERLEMAHIRLEAALETSEKWQITDASLLRWRGKLKRAAQECDDMLHRCKQRILEDEQTEEEVRKSSFPVRIAHTTKSFVSSIFSPNKDESNSSTVRRFEWFTDGASEFLRLLELGGRPRHHMPFDPLVRHLLNGKKLQHRIIQANRRPLFLQLAPYITSDYGIEARFIFIQTDGNASEDDFFFSLMLQLSESTDIVGMAIQCLQLYAPLFNFKSAVETVRNKLLQLPTEDFSWVPDIDTHHKEHWDILHRFGTDWFRPNPLCCKQHDQHKLRKLNRSRLRDVFLEPVIEVHLECHVSVLDCNQHRSLLSETKYSLQDSPYLKVGLLVTPHGCLEDILLVDRTPAVPVIYCEEQHFLHTDFTLGQLEETMLPKAIDYFCKNDEAAVYQMLGKLEHGAAYIQVEKASMGTQRTSMRTSQGPRKGKMLQWHDLEIGRKTSTIFQFLNLWVAHAPVQLQGTIVNWIQKEKEKQLAALQLHQKFQIM